From a region of the Arachis ipaensis cultivar K30076 chromosome B09, Araip1.1, whole genome shotgun sequence genome:
- the LOC107615920 gene encoding uncharacterized protein LOC107615920, with product MDFTKAFIERKLQLEELECLRIEAYENARIYKEKTKAFHDHYICKKDFQEGDEVLLYNSRLRFMPKKLHSRWDGPFKVKEVKSYGVVKLFHPQSGATFKVNDHRVKKYHGHKSPKELEVFLLEDAPKGGES from the coding sequence ATGGACTTCACCAAGGCGTTCAtagaaaggaagttgcaactagaAGAACTTGAATGTCTTAGGATAGAGGCCTATGAGAATGCAAGGATCTATAAGGAGaagactaaggcatttcatgatCACTATATCTGCAAGAAAGATTTCCAAGAGGGTGATGAAGTTCTTCTATACAATTCGAGACTTAGGTTCATGCCCAAAAAGCTCCATTCAAGGTGGGATGGTCCCTTTAAAGTAAAGGAAGTGAAGTCTTATGGAGTGGTTAAGCTATTCCACCCTCAAAGTGGTGCAACATTCAAAGTGAACGACCACAGGGTAAAGAAGTATCATGGTCATAAGTCACCAAAGGAATTGGAGGTGTTCCTTCTTGAGGATGCACCTAAAGGAGGAGAGTCTTGA